One Deltaproteobacteria bacterium DNA segment encodes these proteins:
- a CDS encoding transporter gives MYSLKDQACIVGVGETPHTRGTDKSELALMLEASVNAITDAGLTPHDIDGIIPPPTPSATAEHFAANLGVEDLRYSVTVHMGGASALTAVQSAALAVACGVAKNVLVPFGWKGYSSARVRSLGSGDNDGISGALGSLMTTINEYYLPFGASVPVQWYAWLATRHKEMYHIPDEATGAIAVASRKHAHLNDRAFMRNRPLTMDDYLNARWISKPFRLFDCCLETDGACAVVISSVEHARDLKQTPVYISGIAEGHPYPADDIPARRDPFVIGLSFATPNALRMADVELKDVDFLQVYDCFTYVVLLQLEALGLCKRGEIGDFVKGGRVELGGEFPVNTHGGLHSEAHVGGMNHIVEATRQLRRQCGERQVQDAQVGLVTGWGDFGDGSLAVLRR, from the coding sequence ATGTACTCACTCAAAGATCAAGCCTGTATTGTCGGTGTCGGTGAAACACCGCACACCCGTGGTACTGATAAGAGCGAATTGGCGCTCATGCTCGAAGCCTCCGTCAATGCTATCACCGACGCGGGCCTCACTCCCCATGATATTGATGGAATCATTCCACCGCCGACTCCCTCTGCAACCGCGGAACACTTTGCGGCGAACCTCGGGGTCGAAGACCTGCGTTATTCAGTCACCGTTCACATGGGTGGGGCGAGTGCATTGACTGCCGTGCAGAGTGCGGCTTTGGCGGTTGCGTGCGGTGTCGCCAAGAATGTCCTGGTCCCCTTTGGCTGGAAGGGATACTCCAGTGCTCGGGTTCGCAGCCTTGGCAGCGGTGACAACGACGGCATCTCAGGAGCCCTGGGCAGTTTGATGACAACGATTAATGAGTACTATTTGCCATTCGGTGCCTCTGTGCCAGTGCAATGGTATGCGTGGCTCGCAACGCGGCATAAGGAAATGTACCACATTCCAGATGAGGCGACCGGTGCTATCGCTGTGGCCTCGCGCAAGCATGCCCATCTCAACGATCGAGCCTTCATGCGCAATAGACCGTTGACCATGGATGACTATTTGAATGCGCGCTGGATATCCAAGCCGTTTCGCCTGTTCGATTGCTGCTTAGAAACTGATGGAGCTTGTGCAGTAGTAATCTCGTCGGTGGAACACGCCCGTGACCTCAAACAGACACCCGTGTACATCTCGGGCATCGCTGAGGGACATCCGTATCCGGCGGACGACATTCCGGCGCGACGTGATCCGTTTGTCATCGGCCTAAGCTTCGCAACGCCTAATGCACTACGTATGGCAGACGTTGAACTCAAGGATGTTGACTTCTTGCAAGTCTACGATTGCTTTACGTACGTCGTGTTACTGCAACTTGAGGCGTTGGGACTGTGTAAGCGCGGCGAGATTGGTGATTTTGTCAAAGGTGGGAGAGTTGAGCTGGGCGGAGAGTTTCCCGTCAACACACACGGCGGGCTGCATTCAGAAGCTCATGTCGGTGGCATGAACCACATCGTCGAAGCAACACGTCAGCTTCGACGCCAGTGCGGTGAGCGGCAAGTACAGGATGCGCAGGTGGGCTTGGTGACGGGGTGGGGCGATTTTGGCGACGGGAGTTTGGCGGTGTTACGACGCTAG
- a CDS encoding SDR family oxidoreductase, whose translation MAWQMSTKRGHVLITGAVGGLGTAMTQRLLGEGHDIVACDRVADTVSDWLQKLPATDRDRVQFHPLDVAKEELVSAFADKLRGQGLTIAYLVNNAGIHGAGGPANTESRIWERTLRVNLHGTYYLTRAFSQSMKDRGFGRIVNLASLSAYHPLGEQAPYAAAKAAITGYTRSAALDLSRYGVTVNAIAPGLILHDGLKVVFSDDDLKRMAKDIPVGRAGKPEEIAATVAFLLSDDAAFITGQTIHVNGGSYLPG comes from the coding sequence ATGGCATGGCAAATGAGCACGAAACGTGGACATGTATTGATAACTGGGGCTGTTGGCGGACTTGGCACGGCGATGACGCAGCGACTACTCGGAGAGGGACATGATATTGTTGCTTGCGACCGTGTGGCTGACACCGTGAGTGACTGGCTACAAAAACTTCCCGCCACAGATCGAGACCGCGTGCAGTTTCACCCACTTGACGTGGCCAAGGAGGAATTGGTGAGTGCCTTTGCGGACAAGCTTCGCGGCCAAGGGCTCACCATTGCATATTTGGTGAATAATGCGGGTATTCACGGAGCCGGGGGGCCAGCGAATACGGAATCGCGTATTTGGGAACGCACACTGCGAGTGAACCTGCACGGCACTTACTATCTCACCCGAGCCTTTAGCCAGTCGATGAAGGATCGTGGCTTCGGACGTATTGTGAACCTTGCCTCGTTATCGGCATATCATCCGTTGGGGGAGCAAGCACCGTATGCTGCTGCAAAGGCGGCCATCACAGGGTATACCCGATCTGCTGCGCTTGATCTGTCTCGTTACGGAGTCACGGTGAACGCGATTGCTCCTGGGCTCATCCTGCATGACGGTCTCAAGGTCGTTTTTTCTGATGATGATCTCAAGCGGATGGCCAAGGACATTCCAGTCGGCCGGGCAGGCAAACCAGAGGAGATTGCGGCGACCGTGGCCTTTTTGCTCTCGGATGATGCTGCCTTTATCACAGGACAGACTATTCATGTGAATGGTGGGAGCTATCTACCAGGATAG
- a CDS encoding antibiotic biosynthesis monooxygenase — MILEIAMLDVRVGQEAEFERAFVKAAPIIASMKGYIAHELQRCIERPHRYVLLVRWQTLEDHTVGFRGSQEYQEWRRLLHHFYDRMPAVEHYQQT, encoded by the coding sequence GTGATCTTGGAAATAGCCATGCTTGACGTGCGTGTCGGTCAGGAGGCCGAGTTTGAACGTGCCTTTGTCAAGGCAGCTCCGATTATTGCCTCAATGAAGGGATATATCGCGCACGAGCTGCAGCGTTGCATTGAGCGGCCTCATCGCTATGTGCTACTGGTTCGCTGGCAGACACTTGAGGACCACACCGTCGGCTTCCGCGGGTCTCAGGAATACCAGGAATGGCGACGACTGTTGCATCACTTCTACGATCGGATGCCGGCGGTGGAACATTATCAGCAAACGTAG
- a CDS encoding aldo/keto reductase, which produces MEMRPIGNTGLQASVVGLGCNNFGMTIDIEATRAVLNAAFDAGLNFFDTADMYGGTKSEAFMGEILKPRRKDIILATKFGGMAKHGKGNERWGTKAYITQCIDASLKRLQTDYVDLYQMHYPDPQTPIEETLGVLNDLVKQGKVRAIGHSNFTGAQIDEATTQAKAKNTVAFATAQNEWSLLNRSAEKDVIPACDRQHVGQLPYFPIANGLLSGKYRRGEALPSGSRLDKLDFFKSWANDDNFNKIEKLEAFAKSRGHSLLELAMSWLASQPCVTSVIAGATKPEQIRANAAAANWRLTAAEMAEVSELVPLPSA; this is translated from the coding sequence ATGGAGATGCGTCCGATTGGCAACACGGGCTTGCAGGCGAGTGTTGTGGGGCTTGGCTGCAATAATTTTGGCATGACGATCGACATTGAGGCAACCCGTGCGGTGCTCAACGCTGCGTTCGACGCTGGCCTGAATTTCTTTGATACCGCCGACATGTATGGTGGTACCAAGTCAGAGGCCTTCATGGGTGAGATCCTGAAACCGCGCCGCAAAGACATTATTCTGGCGACGAAGTTTGGCGGGATGGCCAAGCACGGCAAAGGGAATGAGCGCTGGGGCACGAAAGCCTATATCACTCAGTGTATCGATGCGAGTCTGAAACGCCTGCAAACCGATTATGTTGACCTGTATCAGATGCATTATCCTGATCCGCAAACACCGATCGAAGAGACCCTCGGCGTGCTCAATGATCTGGTGAAACAAGGCAAAGTACGGGCGATCGGGCACTCCAATTTCACTGGTGCGCAGATTGACGAGGCCACAACACAAGCGAAAGCCAAGAATACGGTGGCATTTGCCACGGCGCAGAATGAATGGAGCTTACTGAATCGCAGCGCTGAAAAAGATGTGATTCCCGCCTGTGATCGCCAACATGTGGGCCAACTCCCCTACTTTCCCATCGCCAATGGTCTGTTGTCCGGCAAGTACCGACGAGGTGAAGCGCTGCCATCTGGCAGTCGCCTCGACAAACTCGACTTCTTCAAGAGTTGGGCGAACGACGATAACTTCAACAAGATCGAAAAGCTTGAAGCCTTCGCCAAAAGCCGTGGCCACTCGCTGCTAGAGCTCGCGATGTCGTGGCTTGCGTCACAACCGTGTGTCACGTCGGTCATCGCCGGGGCTACCAAGCCAGAACAGATTCGCGCCAATGCCGCGGCCGCAAATTGGCGCTTGACGGCGGCTGAAATGGCGGAAGTCAGTGAACTGGTGCCACTACCATCGGCGTAG
- the ilvD gene encoding dihydroxy-acid dehydratase, translating into MQRQGYRSGTTTQGRRMAGARALWRATGMKTEDFQKPIIAIANSFTQFVPGHVHLHNVGQQVKAIIDENGGYGVEFNTIAVDDGIAMGHDGMLYSLPSRELIADSVEYMVQAHVADAIICISNCDKITPGMLLAAMRLNIPTIFVSGGPMEAGKTELSTGAAKLDLVNAMIGAGDDSLSDEDVQKMEEAACPTCGSCSGMFTANSMNCLNEAIGLALPGNGTILATHALRWELFARAAKRIVRMAKAYYLDGDESVLPRSIATFTAFENAITLDIAMGGSTNTVLHLLAAAQEAGVNFTMADIDRLSRQVPCICKLAPASAKYHIEDCARAGGIATILGELDRAGKIHRNAMTVSGETMGQMIDRNDIRREQTDEFASRRSLAAPGNVRTKDAFSQNKQFDTADRDAINGCIRAVEFAYSQDGGLAVLYGNIAQEGCIVKTAGVDESIWVMEGPARIFESQEEACMGILGNKLNPGDVVVIRYEGPRGGPGMQEMLYPTSYIKSKHLGTKCALLTDGRFSGGTSGLSIGHVSPEAAEGGAIALLEEGDRIRIDIPNRSINVVLSDEELAKRRQRMEAKGKNAYKPAKRQRAVSAALRSYAALTTSAARGAVRDISQVEGKA; encoded by the coding sequence ATGCAACGGCAAGGATATCGAAGCGGTACGACCACCCAAGGACGACGCATGGCAGGTGCGCGCGCACTGTGGCGTGCGACCGGTATGAAAACTGAAGATTTTCAGAAGCCGATTATTGCTATTGCCAATTCGTTCACCCAGTTCGTGCCCGGACATGTCCACCTGCACAATGTTGGTCAGCAAGTCAAAGCGATCATCGACGAAAATGGTGGCTACGGTGTCGAGTTCAATACGATCGCGGTTGATGACGGCATCGCCATGGGACACGACGGCATGCTGTACTCCTTGCCGAGCCGCGAGCTCATCGCCGACAGCGTCGAATACATGGTCCAAGCCCATGTGGCCGATGCCATTATCTGTATCTCAAACTGTGACAAAATCACTCCTGGGATGTTGCTGGCGGCCATGCGCCTCAACATCCCGACGATCTTTGTCTCTGGCGGTCCGATGGAAGCTGGTAAGACTGAACTCTCAACTGGCGCCGCCAAACTCGATCTCGTCAACGCCATGATTGGTGCGGGAGACGACTCGCTTAGTGATGAGGACGTACAGAAGATGGAAGAGGCGGCGTGCCCGACGTGCGGTTCCTGTTCTGGCATGTTTACGGCAAACAGCATGAACTGCCTTAACGAAGCGATTGGCTTAGCACTGCCCGGTAATGGCACCATTCTCGCCACGCATGCGTTACGGTGGGAGCTGTTTGCGCGGGCAGCAAAACGCATTGTGCGCATGGCTAAGGCCTATTACTTGGACGGTGATGAGTCGGTGCTGCCGCGTAGTATCGCGACCTTCACGGCATTCGAGAACGCGATAACATTAGACATCGCCATGGGCGGCTCGACCAACACCGTGCTCCATCTCCTTGCGGCAGCCCAGGAAGCGGGTGTGAATTTCACCATGGCCGATATCGATCGTCTGTCGCGCCAGGTGCCGTGCATCTGTAAGCTCGCTCCGGCCTCGGCAAAGTACCATATCGAGGACTGTGCTCGTGCCGGTGGGATTGCCACGATCCTCGGAGAACTCGATCGGGCGGGGAAGATCCATCGCAATGCGATGACGGTGAGCGGTGAGACGATGGGTCAGATGATTGACCGCAACGACATACGCCGTGAGCAGACCGACGAATTTGCCTCACGTCGCAGTTTAGCCGCGCCAGGTAACGTCAGAACAAAAGACGCCTTCTCACAAAACAAACAGTTCGATACTGCAGACCGCGACGCCATTAACGGATGTATCCGTGCGGTCGAATTCGCCTACAGCCAGGACGGTGGTCTCGCCGTACTCTATGGCAACATCGCGCAAGAAGGCTGTATCGTGAAGACGGCTGGGGTCGATGAGTCGATTTGGGTGATGGAAGGACCAGCGCGCATTTTTGAATCACAAGAAGAAGCGTGCATGGGTATTTTAGGCAACAAGCTCAATCCTGGAGACGTGGTGGTCATTCGCTATGAGGGGCCGCGCGGTGGACCGGGCATGCAGGAGATGTTGTATCCAACCTCGTACATCAAGTCGAAACATCTGGGCACCAAATGTGCCTTGCTGACCGATGGGCGCTTTAGTGGTGGCACGAGCGGCTTGTCGATCGGCCATGTCTCCCCCGAAGCTGCAGAAGGCGGTGCCATTGCGTTGCTCGAAGAAGGGGATCGGATTCGTATCGACATCCCCAATCGTAGCATCAATGTCGTGTTGTCAGATGAGGAACTGGCGAAACGACGACAACGTATGGAAGCGAAAGGGAAGAACGCGTACAAGCCCGCCAAGCGACAACGCGCTGTGTCCGCTGCCTTGCGTTCGTACGCGGCGCTCACAACCAGTGCTGCACGTGGAGCCGTGCGCGACATTAGTCAGGTCGAGGGTAAGGCGTAG
- a CDS encoding DOMON-like domain-containing protein, whose translation MHQRTLICHPQTLTSVTSEMRVSVEWFHDGRCALTYMVAGDCSRLQVPSRTLAARVDGLWKHTCFEAFVACQDSAGYREYNFSPSQQWAAYAFRAYREPIELNEVEAPLIEARQERQHFVLTACIRLDDSLTRQPFQLGLSAVLEDTDGALSYWALQHPAAKPDFHHRDSFVLLIDTRTSVTEGKDAR comes from the coding sequence GTGCATCAGCGGACACTGATCTGCCATCCACAGACGCTCACCTCCGTTACCTCGGAGATGCGTGTGTCTGTGGAGTGGTTCCACGATGGCAGATGCGCGCTTACGTACATGGTCGCTGGCGACTGCTCAAGATTGCAGGTTCCGAGCAGAACGCTCGCGGCCCGCGTTGACGGGCTATGGAAGCACACCTGTTTTGAAGCGTTCGTCGCGTGTCAGGACAGTGCAGGTTACCGAGAATATAACTTCTCGCCCTCCCAACAATGGGCCGCCTATGCGTTTCGTGCCTATCGCGAGCCTATCGAGCTCAATGAGGTCGAAGCACCTCTCATTGAAGCACGACAAGAAAGGCAACACTTCGTCCTTACAGCGTGCATTCGCCTGGATGACTCGCTGACGCGGCAACCGTTTCAGCTGGGATTGTCGGCTGTCCTAGAGGATACCGATGGTGCCCTCTCCTATTGGGCTTTACAGCATCCAGCGGCTAAGCCTGATTTTCACCATCGCGATAGTTTTGTGTTGCTGATCGATACGCGCACCAGTGTCACGGAAGGTAAGGATGCAAGATGA
- a CDS encoding DUF1343 domain-containing protein, translating to MKFGIDRLLADKNLRQQLAGRRVALLAHPASVTHNLEHALDALAVHPEIKLSAAFGPQHGLRGDKQDNMVESPDFSDPAHGIPVFSLYGEVRRPTTAMMDTFDVLLVDLQDVGCRIYTFITTLRYVLESAAQHHKSVWILDRPNPVGRPVEGIRLRPGWESFVGAGASPMRHGLTLGEMAQWFVRTLKLDVDYQTVTMEGWEPSAAPGYGWPLGERTWVNPSPNAANLWMARCYAGTVMLEGTTLSEGRGTTRPLELFGAPELDPRALLQTMTSLAPQWMQGCRLRPCWFEPTFHKHVGKLCGGVQIHVEDRSYDHSLFRPWRLLALAFKALRALRPDYDLWRDFPYEYERDRLAIDLINGSPLLRQWVDDPTATPADLDVLATRDEEQWLAERESVLLYR from the coding sequence ATGAAGTTTGGTATCGATCGCTTGCTCGCGGACAAGAATCTACGCCAACAGCTCGCTGGGCGACGCGTGGCGTTGCTCGCACATCCAGCGTCGGTGACGCACAACCTGGAGCATGCACTCGATGCCCTCGCGGTCCATCCTGAAATCAAGCTCAGTGCAGCCTTCGGTCCCCAACATGGGTTACGCGGTGATAAGCAGGACAACATGGTTGAGTCGCCCGACTTCAGCGACCCGGCGCACGGCATTCCGGTCTTTAGCCTCTATGGTGAGGTGCGCAGACCGACGACCGCGATGATGGATACATTTGATGTGCTGCTTGTGGATTTGCAGGATGTTGGCTGTCGTATTTATACGTTCATCACAACCTTACGGTATGTCCTGGAATCTGCGGCTCAGCACCACAAAAGCGTGTGGATTCTCGATCGTCCGAATCCGGTGGGGCGTCCTGTCGAAGGGATACGCTTGCGACCAGGCTGGGAGAGTTTTGTGGGAGCGGGCGCGTCACCCATGCGGCATGGCCTCACTCTAGGTGAAATGGCACAGTGGTTCGTGCGTACGTTGAAACTCGATGTCGACTATCAGACAGTGACGATGGAGGGCTGGGAGCCGAGCGCCGCACCAGGATATGGTTGGCCGCTTGGCGAACGGACGTGGGTGAACCCGAGCCCTAATGCTGCGAACTTGTGGATGGCGCGCTGCTACGCGGGCACGGTCATGCTGGAAGGGACGACCCTGTCAGAAGGACGTGGCACTACGCGACCCCTAGAGCTCTTTGGTGCTCCAGAGCTGGACCCGCGGGCACTGCTGCAGACAATGACATCGCTGGCGCCTCAGTGGATGCAAGGATGTCGACTCAGGCCGTGCTGGTTCGAGCCGACGTTTCACAAACATGTGGGAAAACTCTGCGGTGGGGTACAGATTCACGTCGAAGACCGCAGCTATGATCACTCGCTGTTCAGACCCTGGCGGTTGCTGGCGCTCGCATTTAAGGCCCTGCGTGCGTTGCGACCGGACTACGACCTGTGGCGCGACTTTCCCTACGAATACGAACGTGACCGACTGGCGATTGATCTCATTAACGGCAGCCCTTTGTTACGTCAGTGGGTTGACGATCCAACCGCAACGCCTGCTGACCTTGATGTCC